A genomic window from Purpureocillium takamizusanense chromosome 2, complete sequence includes:
- a CDS encoding uncharacterized protein (COG:S~EggNog:ENOG503NXHX~SECRETED:SignalP(1-18~SECRETED:cutsite=RQA-AV~SECRETED:prob=0.2142)) has translation MKSLAVLAVYLIGSSRQAAVSSRQANNANLPPLKFNADGKFQITIFSDMHFGMYSWLPRGQKEDKKTTKVMNDILDYERPDLVVMNGDLINGDGTFAHNSTHYIDQIVKPMVDRKLTWASTYGNHDHQLNLPAKGVFEREHLWPGSRTRRMVPGLAAGVSNYYLPVYPATCDPEKDGDKCAPELLLWFFDSRGGYYHSSVEKTRTPQPNWVDASVVEWFRKTNAELKCRYRKIIPSLAFSHIPINATDAVQKHWDPRRHPGINDEVGVAMQGQGWCPEGKHDWPRCKYGGQDVPFMQALSKTKGMMGLFYGHDHGNTWCYKWNGDIAGMPVPGNGMNLCFGQHTGYGGYGDWIRGARELVISQDKLKDRVFESHMRLESGEVVGSITLNATYNHDIYPATPNQKTYL, from the exons ATGAAGTCGCTCGCTGTACTTGCGGTGTACTTGATCGGGTCGTCTCGGCAGGCAGCTGTGAGCAGCCGGCAAGCCAACAATGCGAATCTCCCTCCTCTCAAGTTCAACGCGGACGGGAAGTTTCAAATCACAATCTTCTCTGACATGCATTTCGGCATGT ATTCTTGGCTTCCGCGTGGCCAAAAGGAAGACAAAAAGACCACCAAGGTCATGAACGACATCCTCGACTATGAGCGCCCTGATCTTGTCGTGATGAACGGCGACCTcatcaacggcgacggcacctttGCTCACAACAGTACCCATTATATCGACCAGATTGTCAAGCCCATGGTAGATCGCAAACTCACATGGGCTTCCACCTACGGCAATCACGACCACCAGCTCAACCTCCCAGCAAAAGGTGTTTTCGAGCGTGAGCATCTATGGCCAGGCTCTCGTACGCGCAGAATGGTCCCTGGTCTGGCCGCTGGCGTGTCAAACTACTACCTCCCAGTGTACCCAGCAACTTGCGACCCCGAGAAGGACGGAGACAAGTGCGCCCCGGAACTCCTCCTGTGGTTCTTCGACAGCCGCGGTGGGTACTACCACAGCAGTGTGGAAAAGACCCGCACTCCTCAGCCCAACTGGGTCGACGCATCCGTAGTGGAGTGGTTCAGGAAGACAAACGCCGAGTTGAAGTGCCGGTACCGCAAGATCATTCCCTCACTTGCCTTTTCCCACATCCCCATCAACGCCACAGACGCCGTTCAGAAGCACTGGGAtccgcgacgccatccagGTATCAACGACGAAGTCGGTGTCGCCATGCAGGGCCAGGGATGGTGCCCTGAAGGAAAGCATGACTGGCCGCGCTGCAAGTATGGCGGTCAGGATGTTCCCTTTATGCAGGCTCTTTCAAAGACGAAGGGTATGATGGGATTGTTCTATGGCCACGACCACGGAAACACCTGGTGCTACAAATGGAACGGTGATATTGCAGGCATGCCGGTGCCAGGCAACGGCATGAACCTCTGCTTTGGCCAGCACACAGGCTACGGGGGCTACGGCGACTGGatccgcggcgcccgcgagctcGTCATATCCCaggacaagctcaaggatCGTGTGTTTGAGTCCCACATGAGGCTAGAGTCGGGCGAAGTGGTGGGCTCAATCACGCTCAACGCCACCTACAATCACGACATTTACCCCGCCACTCCCAATCAGAAGACTTACTTGTGA
- a CDS encoding uncharacterized protein (COG:H~EggNog:ENOG503P11C) has protein sequence MRAVHGQQPCTVMPAAEGVEAVVVRLSNARAEGMNNTNRVQNEVASMHLVRAALAQLGNDHAGLVPAVYAWKAATPTSPKDEAGFGWTIMEYKTGVPLDEHFSAVPLEEKLNIVEKVAAIFSAIQGVKLPPNVTCHGGLTIGNNGQVMSGQGTLQEMKGGPWKHFAESWAFNMQGKLKEADESEVIGGWTANGLRNMVEDFIVSGLSSTLRDAEVDATSLVLLHKDFTLNNMLFDTETNRISAILDFDWAGVGHPCEEFFTSLVDLMGTTRPIYSEGLQNAILSGHFHDNLAADSASEEEREAWELAKAWDAALLKHGAIRPSDIKGMVTLEKLRSLTDLLAPFELANKAMLKRRSAVDIAALRARTEEAIVKGLGQFNFGG, from the exons ATGAGAGCGGTgcacggccagcagccaTGCACCGTTATGCCTGCTGCGGAAGGGGTTGAGGCCGTTGTTGTGCGGCTGAGCAATGCGAGAGCTGAGGGCATGAACAATACCAATCGTGTCCAAAACGAGGTTGCGTCGATGCATCTTGTACGCGCTGCGTTGGCCCAGCTAGGCAATGACCATGCTGGCCTAGTTCCGGCAGTCTATGCCTGGAAAGCGGCCACCCCTACGTCACCTAAAGACGAAGCAGGCTTCGGATGGACGATCATGGAGTACAAAACTGGAGTACCGCTAGATGAGCATTTCAGCGCCGTTCCCttggaggagaagctcaacATCGTTGAGAAAGTCGCAGCCATATTCTCTGCTATTCAGGGGGTGAAGCTACCCCCTAATGTTAcatgccatggcggcctgACCATTGGCAACAACGGGCAAGTTATGTCCGGTCAGGGAACCTTGCAAGAGATGAAAGGCGGCCCTTGGAAACACTTTGCGGAGTCTTGGGCGTTCAATATGCAGGGAAAGCTGAAGGAGGCAGACGAGAGCGAGGTAATCGGCGGTTGGACTGCCAATGGACTACGAAATATGGTGGAAGACTTCATCGTCTCTGGACTTTCTAGCACCCTCCGCGATGCAGAAGTGGACGCGACGAGCCTGGTTCTTCTTCACAAAGACTTTA CCTTGAACAACATGCTCTTCGACACCGAAACAAATCGCATTTCTGCGATTCTTGACTTCGATTGGGCTGGTGTCGGGCATCCCTGTGAGGAATTTTTTACCTCACTTGTTGACTTGATGGGCACCACGCGGCCCATTTACTCCGAGGGGCTGCAGAACGCCATCTTGTCTGGCCATTTCCATGACAATTTAGCCGCGGACAGCGCCAgtgaggaggagcgcgaggcgtgGGAACTGGCCAAGGCGTGGGACGCTGCCCTCCTGAAACATGGAGCGATCCGGCCGAGCGACATCAAAGGCATGGTGACTCTCGAAAAGCTTCGCAGCTTGACCGATTTGCTGGCGCCATTTGAGCTTGCGAACAAAGCTATGCTGAAAAGACGGTCCGCTGTGGACATTGCAGCTCTGAGAGCCAGGACCGAAGAAGCAATTGTCAAGGGCTTGGGGCAGTTCAATTTCGGAGGATGA
- a CDS encoding uncharacterized protein (COG:H~EggNog:ENOG503P11C): MARGLTLTFIASHDLHSSRCLRTSSANAPVISRAMRLLLWVLTSPATAESFMRAVHGQQPCTVMPAAEGVEAVVVRLSNARAEGMNNTNRVQNEVASMHLVRAALAQLGNDHAGLVPAVYAWKAATPTSPKDEAGFGWTIMEYKTGVPLDEHFSAVPLEEKLNIVEKVAAIFSAIQGVKLPPNVTCHGGLTIGNNGQVMSGQGTLQEMKGGPWKHFAESWAFNMQGKLKEADESEVIGGWTANGLRNMVEDFIVSGLSSTLRDAEVDATSLVLLHKDFTLNNMLFDTETNRISAILDFDWAGVGHPCEEFFTSLVDLMGTTRPIYSEGLQNAILSGHFHDNLAADSASEEEREAWELAKAWDAALLKHGAIRPSDIKGMVTLEKLRSLTDLLAPFELANKAMLKRRSAVDIAALRARTEEAIVKGLGQFNFGG, from the exons ATGGCTCGCGGCCTGACATTGACGTTCATTGCCAGCCACGACCTGCACAGTAGCCGGTGTTTGCGAACGTCAAGCGCTAATGCACCCGTGATTTCCAGGGCAATGAGATTACTCCTCTGGG TTCTCACTTCACCCGCGACTGCGGAGTCTTTTATGAGAGCGGTgcacggccagcagccaTGCACCGTTATGCCTGCTGCGGAAGGGGTTGAGGCCGTTGTTGTGCGGCTGAGCAATGCGAGAGCTGAGGGCATGAACAATACCAATCGTGTCCAAAACGAGGTTGCGTCGATGCATCTTGTACGCGCTGCGTTGGCCCAGCTAGGCAATGACCATGCTGGCCTAGTTCCGGCAGTCTATGCCTGGAAAGCGGCCACCCCTACGTCACCTAAAGACGAAGCAGGCTTCGGATGGACGATCATGGAGTACAAAACTGGAGTACCGCTAGATGAGCATTTCAGCGCCGTTCCCttggaggagaagctcaacATCGTTGAGAAAGTCGCAGCCATATTCTCTGCTATTCAGGGGGTGAAGCTACCCCCTAATGTTAcatgccatggcggcctgACCATTGGCAACAACGGGCAAGTTATGTCCGGTCAGGGAACCTTGCAAGAGATGAAAGGCGGCCCTTGGAAACACTTTGCGGAGTCTTGGGCGTTCAATATGCAGGGAAAGCTGAAGGAGGCAGACGAGAGCGAGGTAATCGGCGGTTGGACTGCCAATGGACTACGAAATATGGTGGAAGACTTCATCGTCTCTGGACTTTCTAGCACCCTCCGCGATGCAGAAGTGGACGCGACGAGCCTGGTTCTTCTTCACAAAGACTTTA CCTTGAACAACATGCTCTTCGACACCGAAACAAATCGCATTTCTGCGATTCTTGACTTCGATTGGGCTGGTGTCGGGCATCCCTGTGAGGAATTTTTTACCTCACTTGTTGACTTGATGGGCACCACGCGGCCCATTTACTCCGAGGGGCTGCAGAACGCCATCTTGTCTGGCCATTTCCATGACAATTTAGCCGCGGACAGCGCCAgtgaggaggagcgcgaggcgtgGGAACTGGCCAAGGCGTGGGACGCTGCCCTCCTGAAACATGGAGCGATCCGGCCGAGCGACATCAAAGGCATGGTGACTCTCGAAAAGCTTCGCAGCTTGACCGATTTGCTGGCGCCATTTGAGCTTGCGAACAAAGCTATGCTGAAAAGACGGTCCGCTGTGGACATTGCAGCTCTGAGAGCCAGGACCGAAGAAGCAATTGTCAAGGGCTTGGGGCAGTTCAATTTCGGAGGATGA
- a CDS encoding uncharacterized protein (TransMembrane:1 (o52-77i)): MEWRPRQYILGLLRPGPAITTSSSTLEHFFLNALLATNLHLFDDEGKMFLSAYSTFCQIVFGASALAVLANMIFLAVRFTRGRGSAQEKHVADRDIARSRMSRVRRCDNILAKGRELW, translated from the exons ATGGAATGGCGGCCACGACAATACATTcttggcctcctccgcccaggcccagccaTCACAACATCTTCGTCTACGCTGGAGCATTTTTTTTTGAACGCTCTCCTAGCCACAAACCTACATctcttcgacgacgaaggaAAAATGTTCTTGTCGGCGTATTCGACGTTTTGCCAAATTGTGTTCGGCGCATCAGCGCTTGCGGTGCTGGCGAACATGATATTCCTTGCGGTACGGTTCACCAGAGGGCGCGGCTCTGCGCAGGAGAAGCACGTCGCTGACAGGGACATCGCACG CTCCCGGATGTCGCGCGTCAGGCGCTGCGACAATATTCTGGCCAAAGGACGGGAGCTGTGGTGA
- the AMD2 gene encoding Amidase (COG:I~COG:J~COG:T~EggNog:ENOG503NTYP), which translates to MATKSWEERVADKKSRLDKTIPAEWRINTQPTGNSFMSIPKESGILSDDELAITESNATDLVRKLADGQLTSVAVTTAFCKRAALAQQLLNCNLEFFPDMALAQAKSLDDYYAQHKKPIGPLHGLPISLKDQLRIKGLECTMGYVAWIGKFDTEDSVLVALLRKAGAVFYVKTSVPQSLMVCETLNNIIGRTVNPRNKNWSCGGSSGGEGAIVGFRGGVIGVGTDIGGSIRVPSAFNNLFGLRPSHGRLPYAEMANSMEGQETIHSVCGPMCHTIDDLRLFTTSVLAQLPWQYDAKVIPMPWRPAEEESIRRKVASGGLTLGFYSCDGNVLPHPPILRAVDTVVTKAKEAGHTVVSWEPYKHPYAVDLANRIYAADGGSDVFTTLKESGEPAIPNFSDLINPTLPKLDINRTWDANLEKWRYQNEYLAKLRGLEEKLGREVDAIIAPITPTAAVRHNRFKYYGYATAINVLDFTSVVVPVTFADKNVDLKNASFEPLTEMDRIVQAEYDAEAYDGAPVAVQIIGRRLTEEKTIAIAEELAKLLGTSKS; encoded by the exons ATGGCTACCAAATCGTGGGAGGAGCGGGTCGCGGACAAGAAGAGCCGCCTGGACAAGACCATTCCGGCGGAATGGCGAATCAACACCCAGCCGACCGGCAACTCTTTCATGTCCATTCCCAAGGAGAGCGGGATCCTGAGCGATGATGAGCTTGCCATCACAGAGTCCAACGCGACCGACCTCGTCCGTAAGCTGGCTGACGGACAGCTCACCTCTGTCGCGGTGACGACCGCCTTCTGCAAGAGGGCCGCTCTGGCACAACAACTG CTCAATTGCAACCTCGAATTCTTCCCCGACATGGCCCTCGCCCAGGCAAAGAGCCTCGATGACTACTACGCCCAGCACAAGAAGCCGATTGGGCCGCTCCACGGCCTACCCATCTCACTCAAAGATCAGCTTCGCATCAAG GGCCTCGAATGCACCATGGGCTACGTCGCCTGGATCGGCAAGTTCGACACGGAGGACTCGGTGCTCGTCGCGCTTCTGcgcaaggccggcgccgtaTTCTACGTCAAGACGAGCGTCCCGCAGAGCCTAATGGTCTGCGAGACTCTCAACAACATCATTGGCAGGACGGTCAACCCGCGCAACAAGAACTGGTCGTGTGGAGGCAGCtcaggcggcgagggggccATCGTGGGGTTCCGGGGGGGTGTCATTGGTGTAGGCACCGATATTG GCGGCTCCATTCGTGTCCCTTCGGCTTTCAACAACCTTTTCGGCCTGCGTCcaagccatggccgcctgcCGTATGCCGAGATGGCGAACAGCATGGAGGGACAAGAGACGATCCACAGCGTGTGCGGGCCAATGTGTCACACTATCGACGATCTTCGACTATTCACGACCTCGGTCCTGGCGCAACTGCCATGGCAGTACGACGCCAAGGTCATTCCCAtgccctggcggccggccgaggaggagagcaTCCGGCGCAAAGTAGCCTCTGGCGGCCTGACCCTAGGCTTCTACTCCTGCGACGGAAAT GTTCTGCCTCACCCTCCTATCCTGCGAGCCGTAGACACGGTGGtcaccaaggccaaggaagCCGGTCATACCGTTGTATCGTGGGAGCCTTACAAGCACCCATATGCAGTCGATCTCGCCAACAGAATTtacgccgccgacggtggcTCC GACGTATTCACCACACTCAAGGAGTCCGGCGAGCCTGCCATCCCCAACTTCAGCGACCTCATCAACCCGACCCTGCCCAAGCTTGACATCAACCGCACTTGGGACGCCAACCTTGAGAAGTGGCGCTATCAGAACGAGTACCTGGCGAAATTGCGCGGGCTAGAAGAGAAGCTTGGCCGCGAGGTTGATGCCATTATCGCGCCCATCACGCCCACTGCCGCTGTCCGCCACAACCGCTTCAAATACTACGGCTatgccaccgccatcaacgtGCTCGACTTTACGAGCGTCGTGGTGCCTGTCACCTTTGCCGACAAGAATGTGGACCTAAAGAATGCCTCGTTTGAACCGCTTACGGAGATGGACAGGATCGTCCAAGCAGAGT ATGATGCGGAGGCGTACGACGGCGCGCCTGTCGCAGTCCAGATTATCGGGCGGAGGTTGACAGAGGAGAAGACCATCGCAAttgccgaggagctggccaagttGCTGGGTACGAGCAAATCCTGA
- a CDS encoding uncharacterized protein (COG:U~EggNog:ENOG503PU7Y~TransMembrane:1 (o163-181i)), which translates to MPVPARFVSRACPVLHGHRRYESGRRHSFSTSRQSELASWPCTATPSPHEILGVKPGQAYSKENFHRLVKLYHPDMYDASVERAIPRAVGLERYRLVIAAHNILSDPQKRRLYETCNEGWGSGHRPAASQRAGSWDREASTTTNNNTEPPSAMRQKPIHTSNATFAMVLLALAMLGAVLQVKRLRSNGERQRMLQIVLQDAIMEELQAWASILDGQSRDDRILAFLARRHGVPQQLERWTSRHASCSDKETLRSVAPAADD; encoded by the coding sequence ATGCCTGTCCCGGCACGATTCGTCTCGCGAGCATGTCCTGTGCTCCATGGACACCGCCGGTACGAGTCTGGGAGAAGACACTCATTCTCCACGTCACGCCAGAGCGAACTGGCATCTTGGCCGTGCACTGCTACTCCGTCGCCCCACGAGATCCTCGGGGTCAAGCCTGGGCAGGCCTACTCGAAGGAGAATTTCCATCGCCTGGTCAAACTCTACCACCCGGACATGTACGATGCGTCGGTAGAGCGGGCCATtccccgcgccgtcggcctggaGCGGTATCGTCTTGTCATTGCAGCGCACAACATCCTGAGCGACCCACAGAAGCGGCGGCTTTATGAGACTTGCAACGAGGGATGGGGCTCAGGCCAccggccagcagcatcgCAGCGTGCAGGTTCATGGGATCGGGAGGCAAGTACGACGACGAATAACAATACCGAGCCGCCGAGCGCTATGCGTCAAAAGCCAATTCATACCTCTAATGCCACCTTTGCCATGGTCCTGTTGGCGTTGGCCATGTTGGGCGCCGTGTTGCAAGTCAAGCGCCTTCGATCCAATGGGGAGAGGCAGAGAATGTTGCAAATCGTGCTTCAAGATGCCATAATGGAGGAGCTTCAGGCCTGGGCCAGCATATTAGACGGCCAGTCGCGCGATGACCGCATCCTGGCGTTTCTGGCGAGGAGGCACGGCGTGCCGCAGCAGCTTGAACGATGGACCTCGAGGCATGCTTCATGCTCGGACAAGGAAACTCTCCGATCCGTTGCCCCTGCCGCAGACGACTAG
- a CDS encoding uncharacterized protein (EggNog:ENOG503PNWN~COG:S~SECRETED:SignalP(1-18~SECRETED:cutsite=VQC-AS~SECRETED:prob=0.7202)), whose product MHMFSVLLALAGLATVQCASSGRTADQQVNSKRTISLGIVVFPGFEPLDVFGPLEMFFGISRSYKMSLSVIAEKPGPVSAGSPPIKVGNGTEPQDFGYMLQPTIHATHSFANAPALDIVLVPGGKGNVALEQNNNTSVEDFIRRRANQVDYLLSVCTGAVSLAKAGVLEGRRATTNKGAWAWVTSHGKNITWVPVARWVEDGKVWTSSGVAAGEHEAQNPRMTTQRCNSDAIKGMDMAYAFLSHLYGKNDKHVDGWMNAVEYAPHVNAHWDPYAVVHKVTASISL is encoded by the exons ATGCATATGTTCTCGGTGttgctcgccctcgctggcCTGGCGACGGTGCAGTGTGCATCATCTGGGCGCACCGCGGACCAACAGGTCAATTCAAAAAGAACGATTTCTCTCGGCATA GTTGTATTTCCAGGCTTCGAGCCTCTCGACGTGTTTGGCCCCTTGGAGATGTTCTTTGGC ATCTCCCGGTCTTATAAAATGTCACtctccgtcatcgccgagaaGCCCGGTCCCGTGAGCGCCGGCAGTCCTCCCATCAAGGTTGGCAACGGGACGGAGCCTCAGGACTTTGGATACATGCTCCAACCAACCATTCACGCGACGCACTCCTTTGCCAACGCCCCCGCTCTCGACATCGTGCTCGTTCCTGGCGGCAAAGGGAACGTCGCGCTCGAGCAGAACAACAACACTTCGGTCGAGGACTTCAtccggcgccgcgccaaccAGGTCGACTACCTGTTGAGCGTGTGCACCGGCGCCGTAAGCCTGGCCAAGGCTGGCGTCTTGGAGGGCCGTAGGGCGACAACAAATAAAGGTGCCTGGGCTTGGGTTACGAGCCACGGCAAGAACATTACGTGGGTGCCGGTCGCCCGATGGGTTGAGGACGGCAAGGTCTGGACCAGCTCTGGAGTGGCTGCAGGTGAGCATGAGGCCCAGAATCCGAGAATGACTACTCAGAGATGCAATTCTGATGCGATCAAAGGAATGGACATGGCGTATGCGTTCCTGTCGCACTTGTACGGCAAAAATGATAAGCATGTCGATGGCTGGATGAACGCGGTCGAGTACGCCCCGCACGTCAACGCCCACTGGGACCCGTACGCCGTCGTCCATAAGGTAACTGCGTCTATAAGTCTTTGA